Part of the Terriglobales bacterium genome is shown below.
GCGCGCGGTCGCTGGGTGTGCGCATCGTCGAGCGCCGGGAGGGAGAGCGGTTCGCCTTCGGCGGCACTGGGATTGAAGTATTGGCGCCGCCCGTCGACTGGCACGTTGCCGCACGCGCGCGCAACAACGATTCTCTCGCCCTCTACCTCACGTTCGGCGAAACGGCCGTGCTGCTTCCCGGCGACGCGGAACGCAGGATCGAGCGCCATCTGACCGAGCATCTGCCGCGTGCCGATCTGCTGAAGGCGGCTCACCACGGCAGCGCCACCTCGACCACGCCCGAGCTGTTGACGGCCGTGCAGCCGCGCTTCGCCGCCATCTCCGTGGGTTTCCGCAGCCCATTCGGGCATCCCCGGCGGGAAGTGCTGGAGCGACTGGCGGCGCGCGGCGTGCGGACCTATCGCACCGATCTGCACGGCGCGGTGACGTTCTATCTGGATGGAAGTGCGGTCACACCGGAGCTGCGAGGAAGGTGACGGCTCGTTTGAATCACGCGCTTTCTGCTTGTGGTGGTTCTCCGTCCTCTTCGCGGATGGCGTCATCCGCGCGGTACTCCTGGATGACGCGGCGCGCTTCCTCGGCCTGGTCGGCGCGCACCATGATGTTGACGCCTCCCAGTCCCGGCATCACTTCCTGGGGCGCGTCCGGCGAGGTCACCAGCGACTCGATGCCCGCGGCTTCGAGCACACCCTGGACCACCATGGCTTCGGTTTCGTCGGCGGTATCGAACACGCTCACCAGCTTTTCGTTGGGATCCGGATGGACGGACATGGACGCCTCCTTCGAGCGACGGCCGAAGCTGCTTGC
Proteins encoded:
- a CDS encoding DUF2007 domain-containing protein, translated to MSVHPDPNEKLVSVFDTADETEAMVVQGVLEAAGIESLVTSPDAPQEVMPGLGGVNIMVRADQAEEARRVIQEYRADDAIREEDGEPPQAESA